The following proteins are co-located in the Solanum pennellii chromosome 8, SPENNV200 genome:
- the LOC107028252 gene encoding uncharacterized protein LOC107028252 isoform X1, whose amino-acid sequence MPFSSSMHHFFFVNWIGQKETLNLSELKFTCYPESCKRGDGGLLSRMNPQAFIRLSIGSLALRVPGITLNGAKSGRSALCFPCVCEIRLRGFPVQTATIPLVSSTTPDANNITSSFYLQESDLKALLAPGCLLKHHACLEIVVFTGHNETHCGIGIKRQHIGTFKLEVGPEWGNGKPVILFNGWIHIGKNKIGGAELHLRVKLDPDPRYIFQFEDKTKLSPQIIQLQGTIKQPIFSCKFSQDRVSPRDPLSNFWSSSFDGSELDVGKRERKGWNVKIHDLSGSAVAAAFITTPFVPSTGCDWVSRSNPGAWLIVRSDVCRPESWHPWGKLEAWRERGIRDSICCRFHLLTEGQELGDLLMSEILISAEKGGEFYIDTDKQVRAASSPGGSGDFAALSLAAGGFVMSCRVQGEGKCSKPLVQLAMRHVTCVEDVGIFMALAAAVDLSIEACRPFRRRLRRSASHSW is encoded by the exons ATGCCCTTCTCCTCATCCATGcatcatttcttttttgttaattgGATCGGACAGAAAGAAACTTTGAATTTATCGGAATTGAAATTTACCTGCTATCCAGAAAGTTGTAAAAGAGGAG ATGGTGGTCTTTTGAGCAGAATGAATCCTCAGGCCTTCATTAGGCTCTCAATAGGGTCACTGGCGTTGAGAGTGCCTGGAATAACTTTAAATGGTGCAAAATCAGGGAGAAGTGCATTATGTTTTCCTTGTGTGTGCGAGATCCGTCTTCGAGGTTTCCCTGTGCAAACAGCAACCATTCCATTGGTATCTTCTACTACTCCAGATGCTAACAATATCACCTCCAGTTTTTATCTTCAAGAATCTGATTTGAAAGCATTACTGGCACCTGGCTGTTTATTAAAGCATCATGCATGTCTAGAGATTGTTGTTTTCACAGGACACAATGAAACTCACTGCGGTATTGGTATTAAAAGGCAGCATATTGGGACGTTTAAGCTGGAAGTAGGTCCTGAGTGGGGTAATGGGAAGCCAGTCATTCTGTTCAATGGCTGGATACACATCGGCAAGAACAAGATAGGTGGAGCAGAGCTTCATTTGAGAGTGAAGCTAGATCCAGATCCAAGATATATTTTCCAGTTTGAAGATAAGACCAAACTAAGTCCACAAATAATTCAGCTTCAAGGAACCATCAAGCAGCCAATTTTTAGTTGCAAATTTAGCCAAGACCG GGTATCTCCACGAGACCCATTGAGTAATTTTTGGTCTAGCTCTTTTGATGGTTCTGAACTAGACGTTGGAAAAAGAGAGAGGAAAGGATGGAATGTGAAGATACATGATCTCTCTGGCTCAGCTGTTGCAGCAGCCTTCATAACAACTCCTTTTGTGCCGTCAACAGGTTGTGATTGGGTTTCCAGATCCAACCCAGGAGCTTGGTTGATTGTTCGTTCTGATGTTTGCAGGCCTGAAAGCTGGCATCCATGGGGAAAGCTTGAAGCATGGCGTGAACGTGGGATCAGAGACTCCATTTGCTGTCGGTTTCATTTACTAACTGAGGGTCAGGAATTAGGGGATCTTCTTATGTCTGAGATCTTGATCAGCGCTGAAAAGGGTGGGGAGTTCTACATAGACACAGACAAACAGGTTAGAGCAGCATCGAGTCCAGGAGGGAGTGGAGACTTTGCAGCATTAAGTCTTGCAGCAGGGGGGTTTGTGATGAGCTGTCGGGTGCAAGGAGAAGGGAAATGCAGCAAGCCCCTTGTGCAGCTTGCGATGCGACATGTGACTTGTGTGGAGGATGTTGGGATATTCATGGCTCTTGCAGCTGCAGTTGATCTGAGCATTGAAGCATGCAGGCCCTTCCGCAGAAGGCTTAGAAGAAGTGCTAGCCATTCCTGGTGA
- the LOC107028252 gene encoding uncharacterized protein LOC107028252 isoform X2: MNPQAFIRLSIGSLALRVPGITLNGAKSGRSALCFPCVCEIRLRGFPVQTATIPLVSSTTPDANNITSSFYLQESDLKALLAPGCLLKHHACLEIVVFTGHNETHCGIGIKRQHIGTFKLEVGPEWGNGKPVILFNGWIHIGKNKIGGAELHLRVKLDPDPRYIFQFEDKTKLSPQIIQLQGTIKQPIFSCKFSQDRVSPRDPLSNFWSSSFDGSELDVGKRERKGWNVKIHDLSGSAVAAAFITTPFVPSTGCDWVSRSNPGAWLIVRSDVCRPESWHPWGKLEAWRERGIRDSICCRFHLLTEGQELGDLLMSEILISAEKGGEFYIDTDKQVRAASSPGGSGDFAALSLAAGGFVMSCRVQGEGKCSKPLVQLAMRHVTCVEDVGIFMALAAAVDLSIEACRPFRRRLRRSASHSW, from the exons ATGAATCCTCAGGCCTTCATTAGGCTCTCAATAGGGTCACTGGCGTTGAGAGTGCCTGGAATAACTTTAAATGGTGCAAAATCAGGGAGAAGTGCATTATGTTTTCCTTGTGTGTGCGAGATCCGTCTTCGAGGTTTCCCTGTGCAAACAGCAACCATTCCATTGGTATCTTCTACTACTCCAGATGCTAACAATATCACCTCCAGTTTTTATCTTCAAGAATCTGATTTGAAAGCATTACTGGCACCTGGCTGTTTATTAAAGCATCATGCATGTCTAGAGATTGTTGTTTTCACAGGACACAATGAAACTCACTGCGGTATTGGTATTAAAAGGCAGCATATTGGGACGTTTAAGCTGGAAGTAGGTCCTGAGTGGGGTAATGGGAAGCCAGTCATTCTGTTCAATGGCTGGATACACATCGGCAAGAACAAGATAGGTGGAGCAGAGCTTCATTTGAGAGTGAAGCTAGATCCAGATCCAAGATATATTTTCCAGTTTGAAGATAAGACCAAACTAAGTCCACAAATAATTCAGCTTCAAGGAACCATCAAGCAGCCAATTTTTAGTTGCAAATTTAGCCAAGACCG GGTATCTCCACGAGACCCATTGAGTAATTTTTGGTCTAGCTCTTTTGATGGTTCTGAACTAGACGTTGGAAAAAGAGAGAGGAAAGGATGGAATGTGAAGATACATGATCTCTCTGGCTCAGCTGTTGCAGCAGCCTTCATAACAACTCCTTTTGTGCCGTCAACAGGTTGTGATTGGGTTTCCAGATCCAACCCAGGAGCTTGGTTGATTGTTCGTTCTGATGTTTGCAGGCCTGAAAGCTGGCATCCATGGGGAAAGCTTGAAGCATGGCGTGAACGTGGGATCAGAGACTCCATTTGCTGTCGGTTTCATTTACTAACTGAGGGTCAGGAATTAGGGGATCTTCTTATGTCTGAGATCTTGATCAGCGCTGAAAAGGGTGGGGAGTTCTACATAGACACAGACAAACAGGTTAGAGCAGCATCGAGTCCAGGAGGGAGTGGAGACTTTGCAGCATTAAGTCTTGCAGCAGGGGGGTTTGTGATGAGCTGTCGGGTGCAAGGAGAAGGGAAATGCAGCAAGCCCCTTGTGCAGCTTGCGATGCGACATGTGACTTGTGTGGAGGATGTTGGGATATTCATGGCTCTTGCAGCTGCAGTTGATCTGAGCATTGAAGCATGCAGGCCCTTCCGCAGAAGGCTTAGAAGAAGTGCTAGCCATTCCTGGTGA